A window of the Nocardia sp. NBC_01329 genome harbors these coding sequences:
- a CDS encoding glycoside hydrolase family 3 N-terminal domain-containing protein, translating into MRKIPFVLLAVLAVVLAGCSGGDGGGSGTTTTASPGGATGPEGAAGGEAGPTTTAGGDCAAQFLGQFTTREKLAQLLTVGVTGTDDALAVVRDHQVGGIFVGSWTDQSMLTEGGLAQVTAAAKTPLMVTTDEEGGRVSRLGNLIGTAPSARETAQTMTSDEFYTATLDRARAMQDLGITVDFAPDIDVSSQPDDSVIGDRSFSDDPAVVTDYADAYIRAMHEVGLGTVLKHFPGHGSSTGDSHLGAVTVPPLSELSDSDLVPFRELIDSGSAVMVGHLDVPGLTTPGVPASISPEVMNLLREGSGYGAAPFDGPIFTDDLSGMAAITDRLSIEQAVEAALVAGVDNALWISTDAVGQVLDQLEQAVAAGRLPMERVDASVLRMADYKRVPRAC; encoded by the coding sequence ATGCGGAAGATACCGTTCGTCCTGCTCGCGGTGCTCGCCGTGGTCCTTGCCGGCTGTTCGGGCGGTGACGGCGGCGGCTCCGGTACCACGACCACCGCGAGCCCCGGTGGCGCGACCGGTCCCGAGGGCGCGGCCGGTGGTGAAGCCGGCCCCACCACCACAGCCGGCGGCGATTGCGCCGCCCAGTTCCTGGGGCAGTTCACTACTCGGGAGAAGCTCGCGCAGTTGCTCACTGTCGGAGTGACCGGCACCGACGACGCGCTCGCCGTGGTACGCGACCATCAGGTCGGCGGGATCTTCGTCGGCAGCTGGACCGACCAGTCGATGCTCACCGAAGGTGGTCTCGCACAGGTGACGGCCGCGGCGAAAACGCCGCTCATGGTGACCACCGACGAGGAGGGCGGCCGAGTGTCGCGCCTGGGGAATCTGATCGGTACCGCGCCGTCGGCCCGGGAAACCGCGCAGACCATGACATCCGATGAGTTCTACACCGCGACCCTGGACCGCGCGCGTGCCATGCAGGACCTGGGGATCACGGTGGATTTCGCCCCGGATATCGATGTGAGCTCCCAGCCCGATGATTCGGTGATCGGTGACCGTTCGTTCTCCGACGATCCGGCCGTGGTCACCGACTACGCCGACGCGTATATCCGCGCCATGCACGAGGTCGGTCTCGGTACGGTGCTCAAGCATTTCCCGGGCCACGGGTCCAGCACCGGTGATTCTCATCTGGGGGCCGTGACCGTGCCTCCGCTGTCGGAGCTGAGCGATAGCGATCTGGTGCCGTTCCGCGAGTTGATCGATTCGGGTTCCGCCGTGATGGTCGGTCACCTCGATGTTCCCGGTCTGACCACCCCGGGCGTTCCGGCGAGTATCAGCCCGGAGGTGATGAATTTGCTGCGTGAGGGCTCCGGGTACGGGGCGGCGCCCTTCGACGGCCCGATCTTCACCGACGATCTGAGCGGAATGGCCGCGATCACCGATCGGTTGTCCATCGAGCAGGCGGTGGAGGCCGCGCTGGTGGCAGGCGTGGACAATGCCCTGTGGATCAGTACCGACGCCGTGGGTCAGGTCCTCGACCAGTTGGAACAGGCGGTGGCCGCCGGGCGGTTGCCGATGGAACGAGTGGACGCCTCCGTGCTCCGGATGGCCGACTACAAGCGGGTACCGCGCGCCTGCTGA
- a CDS encoding universal stress protein, producing MPCDLMLIAYDGSEHAKRAIEYAGRFLAADRAVVVTAWEPMVRQAARISGISGMVQPEWVPDEELEDIAYSTARAINDEGVHLAGLAGLNAEARIQEYATGVWQAVVEVADELDVDIIVAGTRGATGLRALVHSSVADAVLKHCHRPVFLVPPVQRADDRPNGRNDHAAK from the coding sequence ATGCCCTGCGATCTGATGCTCATCGCATACGACGGTTCCGAACACGCCAAACGCGCGATCGAATACGCCGGGCGTTTCCTCGCCGCCGACCGCGCAGTGGTCGTCACCGCCTGGGAGCCGATGGTGCGGCAGGCGGCGCGAATATCCGGCATCTCCGGGATGGTGCAACCGGAATGGGTGCCCGACGAGGAACTCGAGGACATCGCCTACAGCACCGCCCGCGCAATCAACGACGAGGGCGTGCACCTGGCAGGCCTGGCGGGCCTGAACGCCGAGGCTCGCATACAGGAATACGCCACCGGTGTCTGGCAGGCGGTCGTCGAGGTCGCCGACGAACTCGACGTCGACATCATCGTGGCGGGCACCCGCGGCGCCACCGGGTTACGGGCGCTGGTGCACAGCAGTGTCGCCGACGCCGTCCTCAAACACTGCCATCGCCCGGTTTTCCTGGTGCCCCCGGTGCAACGAGCCGATGACCGGCCGAACGGGCGTAACGATCACGCCGCGAAATAG
- a CDS encoding acyltransferase family protein: protein MTTTPTTDTGSRPPVEPAGPTADQAEADNGTRPSGRTPGPAARQRGFLPALEGMRGLAALGVLLTHVAFQTGTTGIPGGRLLERFDMAVAVFFALSGFLLWRPHALTAHGLGEAPTLGYYLRHRVARIVPAYWVVVCTVLVLVPAAAGTAGLQVWISNLLLLQVFVPLTLTDGLTQMWSLSVEVAFYIALPFLAWLLHGLRGRAAAARVPAVLALGLAFLSWNFIPVPTPDAIHADNWLPAYIPWFAGGMLLAELTCDNRWRQRLRLLGNQPVMWAIAAAAFVASSTRLGGVAGLTRAEPWQYAAKMGLGAVLGFALLAPLVLGPPDKPHRWLTAAPVATAGRWSYGIFMWHLAVLSVIFPVFGILPFQGDFGVVLVLTIAFTLPIAAASHALVEEPCRQWARRRDRPRPAKS from the coding sequence ATGACGACCACCCCGACGACCGATACCGGCTCCCGACCGCCCGTCGAACCGGCCGGCCCCACCGCTGACCAGGCCGAGGCCGACAATGGCACCCGCCCGTCCGGCCGGACGCCGGGGCCCGCGGCGCGTCAGCGGGGGTTCCTCCCCGCGCTCGAGGGTATGCGTGGCCTGGCGGCCCTGGGTGTACTGCTCACCCACGTGGCCTTCCAGACGGGCACCACCGGTATTCCCGGAGGCCGGTTGCTGGAACGCTTCGATATGGCCGTCGCGGTGTTCTTCGCGCTGTCCGGTTTCCTGCTGTGGCGCCCGCACGCGCTCACCGCGCACGGGCTCGGCGAGGCACCCACGCTCGGGTACTACCTGCGGCATCGGGTGGCCCGGATCGTGCCCGCTTATTGGGTCGTGGTCTGCACTGTCCTCGTCCTGGTCCCGGCAGCAGCGGGCACCGCCGGTCTACAGGTGTGGATTTCGAACCTGCTGCTGCTCCAGGTTTTCGTTCCCCTCACCCTGACCGACGGACTCACTCAGATGTGGAGTCTCTCGGTCGAGGTGGCCTTCTATATAGCGCTGCCGTTCCTGGCCTGGCTGCTGCACGGATTGCGCGGCCGCGCGGCGGCGGCGCGGGTACCGGCGGTTCTCGCACTCGGGCTGGCTTTTCTGAGCTGGAACTTCATCCCGGTCCCGACCCCGGACGCCATCCACGCCGACAACTGGCTCCCGGCCTATATCCCCTGGTTCGCGGGCGGCATGCTGCTCGCCGAACTGACCTGCGACAACCGCTGGCGGCAGCGTTTGCGGCTACTGGGCAACCAGCCGGTCATGTGGGCGATCGCCGCCGCGGCGTTCGTGGCGTCGTCGACACGATTGGGCGGGGTCGCCGGACTGACCCGGGCAGAACCGTGGCAGTACGCCGCGAAGATGGGGCTCGGCGCGGTGCTCGGCTTCGCACTGCTGGCTCCGCTGGTGCTCGGACCACCGGACAAACCGCACCGCTGGCTCACCGCGGCACCGGTCGCGACCGCGGGGCGCTGGTCCTACGGCATCTTCATGTGGCATCTCGCCGTGCTGTCGGTGATCTTCCCGGTATTCGGCATCCTGCCGTTCCAAGGTGACTTCGGAGTCGTGCTGGTGCTGACGATCGCGTTCACCCTGCCGATCGCCGCGGCCAGCCACGCCCTGGTGGAAGAGCCGTGCCGACAGTGGGCGCGACGCCGGGACCGGCCGCGGCCCGCGAAATCCTGA
- a CDS encoding MaoC family dehydratase — MTETITLDAPPKNGSLYVKAALGAVPLPLVSSRKSTIPDREVRLDGFRVDPEHLAAYCTATGLRFNDALPLTYPFIITFPLVMKLVVQRDFPFVAVGAVHAENLIERPREISLSEPLDITAHIENLREHPKGLLVDAISEIRVGRELVWRQVTTFLHQQKTSLSGGPKPEPKPDEVPPPPLRTLKVDQQTISRYANASGDQNPIHTSALGAKAFGFPRAIAHGMWSAATILGSLEGRVPDKTSYAVKFGKPILLPSTVNVYADQVEQGWDLALRHPKKGYPHLTATLR; from the coding sequence ATGACCGAGACCATCACCCTCGACGCACCGCCGAAGAACGGCAGCCTGTATGTGAAGGCCGCGCTCGGCGCGGTCCCGCTACCGCTGGTGTCGTCCCGGAAATCGACGATTCCGGACCGTGAGGTCCGGCTCGACGGCTTCCGGGTGGATCCCGAGCACCTGGCCGCCTACTGCACGGCCACCGGGCTGCGATTCAATGACGCCCTGCCGCTGACCTATCCGTTCATCATCACCTTCCCGCTGGTGATGAAACTCGTGGTGCAACGCGATTTCCCGTTCGTCGCGGTCGGTGCGGTACACGCGGAGAACCTGATCGAGCGCCCGCGGGAGATCTCGCTGAGCGAACCACTCGATATCACCGCGCATATCGAGAACCTGCGGGAGCACCCGAAGGGTCTGCTGGTCGACGCGATCAGCGAGATCCGGGTGGGCCGGGAACTGGTGTGGCGGCAGGTCACCACCTTCCTGCACCAGCAGAAGACGTCGCTGTCGGGTGGGCCCAAACCCGAGCCGAAACCGGACGAGGTGCCGCCGCCTCCGCTGCGGACCTTGAAGGTCGATCAGCAGACGATCAGCCGCTACGCGAACGCCTCCGGCGACCAGAACCCGATCCACACTTCGGCATTGGGTGCCAAGGCGTTCGGTTTCCCGCGGGCCATCGCGCACGGGATGTGGTCGGCGGCAACAATCCTCGGCAGCCTCGAGGGCCGGGTTCCGGACAAGACTTCCTACGCCGTGAAATTCGGTAAACCGATTCTGCTGCCGTCCACGGTGAACGTGTACGCCGACCAGGTCGAGCAGGGTTGGGATCTGGCACTGCGGCATCCGAAGAAGGGCTACCCGCACCTCACCGCGACCCTGCGCTGA
- a CDS encoding DUF3068 domain-containing protein, which produces MALSAGTRRTVACVLVGLGALLIVAALMIPTYTVSKMAKTPLDLEITTVAVNQKDQESLVLDSSSLTAEGRSAEVNKNVPLVSQRFLTVEDPSDADEMTIQAGNTLRRIDKSGDTGVLTAYVDRVTIDRTTGEPVAADPNGSIAITTNSKGEALADPVQHTGLQYRFPIGTEKKTYPYFDVLARTTTDMEFQEETEINGTKVYHFRQNVPVTNLNDVSKAPTNKLELPAAKWGVEGGEEPVTMYRFYGNTRDVWVEPETGTVVKGGEQLNIFYGRSADKVEVQALKANMVFDTDTVESQLAVAKDNIDTLSLFGRVLPIVFGIIGVLALIAGIALGLTGGRGGNPARPTGPTGRRPGGSSPVAASAADAPTTTLPRTGDADAPTETIKLPKNL; this is translated from the coding sequence ATGGCACTGAGTGCCGGAACCAGAAGGACGGTTGCCTGCGTGCTCGTGGGTCTCGGCGCGTTGCTGATCGTCGCCGCGTTGATGATCCCGACCTACACCGTCAGCAAAATGGCCAAGACTCCTCTCGATCTCGAGATCACCACGGTCGCGGTCAATCAGAAGGATCAGGAAAGCCTGGTCCTGGACTCCTCGTCGCTGACCGCCGAGGGCCGCTCGGCGGAGGTCAACAAGAACGTGCCGCTGGTCTCCCAGCGTTTTCTCACCGTCGAGGATCCCTCCGACGCCGACGAGATGACCATCCAGGCGGGTAACACGCTGCGCCGGATCGACAAGTCCGGTGACACCGGCGTGCTGACCGCCTACGTCGACCGGGTCACCATCGATCGTACGACCGGTGAGCCGGTGGCCGCCGATCCCAACGGTTCGATCGCGATCACCACCAACTCCAAGGGCGAGGCGCTCGCGGATCCGGTGCAGCACACGGGGCTGCAGTATCGGTTCCCGATCGGTACCGAGAAGAAGACCTACCCGTATTTCGACGTGCTCGCCCGGACCACCACCGATATGGAGTTCCAGGAAGAGACCGAGATCAACGGCACCAAGGTCTACCACTTCCGGCAGAACGTCCCGGTGACCAACCTGAACGATGTCTCCAAGGCGCCGACCAACAAACTGGAACTTCCCGCCGCCAAGTGGGGCGTCGAGGGTGGCGAGGAACCGGTCACCATGTACCGCTTCTACGGCAACACCCGCGACGTATGGGTCGAGCCGGAGACCGGCACGGTCGTCAAGGGCGGCGAACAGCTCAACATCTTCTACGGCCGCAGTGCCGACAAAGTCGAGGTGCAGGCGCTCAAGGCCAATATGGTCTTCGATACCGACACTGTCGAATCGCAGCTGGCCGTGGCCAAGGACAATATCGACACGCTGTCGCTGTTCGGCCGGGTGCTGCCGATCGTCTTCGGCATCATCGGTGTGCTCGCGCTGATCGCCGGTATCGCCCTCGGGCTGACCGGTGGCCGCGGTGGTAACCCGGCCCGGCCCACCGGCCCCACCGGTCGCCGCCCCGGTGGGAGTTCGCCGGTCGCCGCCTCGGCCGCCGACGCGCCGACCACCACGCTGCCGCGCACCGGCGACGCGGACGCTCCGACGGAGACCATCAAGCTCCCGAAGAATCTCTGA
- a CDS encoding excisionase family DNA-binding protein, producing MAARALEERTFIPDEDRESLASVFSFLAAHERLRGSGSKPDPSYALVGVDEHDRIELPAEVHQALKQIVAALMAGKAVTVAPHSLTLTSQQAADLLGISRPTVIRLIDKQELPAERVGTRHRLRLDDVLTYREARRQGRYDALAAMEVDIDAEEDPAKVREQLREVRHLVAERRRKTKG from the coding sequence ATGGCTGCACGAGCGTTGGAGGAGAGGACCTTCATCCCGGACGAGGATCGCGAGAGCCTCGCGTCCGTGTTCAGCTTCCTCGCTGCTCATGAGCGACTCAGGGGCTCCGGCTCGAAGCCGGACCCCAGCTACGCGCTGGTCGGTGTCGACGAGCACGATCGGATCGAACTTCCGGCGGAAGTCCACCAGGCTCTGAAACAGATCGTGGCCGCGTTGATGGCAGGCAAAGCCGTCACCGTGGCACCGCACAGCCTGACGCTGACCTCGCAGCAGGCAGCCGATCTCCTCGGTATCAGTCGACCGACCGTGATCCGGCTCATCGACAAACAGGAGCTGCCTGCCGAACGTGTAGGCACACGTCACCGGCTCCGCCTGGACGACGTCCTGACATACCGGGAAGCACGGCGTCAGGGTCGATACGACGCATTGGCGGCGATGGAGGTCGACATCGACGCCGAGGAAGATCCAGCGAAGGTGCGTGAGCAGTTGCGTGAGGTCCGCCATCTCGTTGCTGAGCGACGCCGAAAGACGAAGGGTTGA
- a CDS encoding 3-oxoacyl-ACP reductase, whose product MAAKSKGAPNLYGSFVNSAPGGFLANKLGLPKPEKLRRYVAGEPALPGPVLLGGKGRVAEPVRALLADDYTFADSITAGAKYGALVFDATGIGSIEDLSQLFEFFQPAMRSIAPSGRVLVIGTTPELAGNVDGQIAQRALEGFTRSVGKELLRGATAQLVYLHPDASPAATGLASTLRFVLSAKSAFVDGQVIRVGKDDAVAPANWDKPLDGKVAVVTGAARGIGATIAEVFARDGAKVIVADIPAAGEALTETANKVGATALALDVTAPDAAQRLAEFATERFGGIDIIVHNAGITRDKLLANMDEGRWNAVLNVNLAAPHRITQGLVAAGTLKEGGRVIDVSSIAGIAGNRGQTNYGASKAGVIGMVNAEAPELAAKGITINAVAPGFIETAMTAAIPLATREGGRLMASLNQGGQTVDVAETIAYFAGPASNAVNGNIVRVCGQSMIGA is encoded by the coding sequence GTGGCAGCCAAGAGCAAGGGTGCACCCAACCTCTACGGATCGTTCGTCAATTCCGCGCCGGGCGGGTTCCTCGCGAACAAGCTGGGCCTGCCGAAGCCGGAGAAACTGCGGCGCTATGTAGCCGGCGAACCGGCGCTGCCGGGCCCGGTGCTGCTCGGCGGTAAGGGGCGCGTCGCCGAACCGGTGCGGGCACTGCTGGCCGACGACTACACCTTCGCCGATTCCATCACTGCGGGTGCCAAATACGGCGCGCTGGTCTTCGATGCCACCGGCATCGGCAGCATCGAGGATCTGTCGCAGCTGTTCGAGTTCTTCCAACCGGCGATGCGCAGTATCGCCCCGTCGGGCCGGGTGCTGGTCATCGGCACCACCCCCGAACTCGCCGGCAATGTGGACGGTCAGATCGCCCAGCGCGCACTCGAGGGCTTCACCCGCTCGGTGGGCAAGGAACTGCTGCGCGGCGCCACCGCACAGCTGGTGTACCTGCACCCCGACGCCTCCCCGGCCGCAACCGGCCTGGCCTCGACCCTCAGGTTCGTCCTGTCGGCCAAATCGGCGTTCGTGGACGGCCAGGTGATCCGCGTGGGCAAGGACGACGCGGTCGCACCGGCGAACTGGGACAAACCGCTCGACGGCAAAGTCGCCGTGGTGACCGGTGCCGCCCGCGGTATCGGCGCCACCATCGCCGAGGTCTTCGCCCGCGACGGCGCGAAGGTGATCGTCGCCGATATCCCCGCCGCGGGTGAGGCATTGACCGAGACGGCGAACAAGGTGGGCGCCACCGCGCTGGCCCTGGACGTCACCGCACCCGATGCCGCGCAGCGACTGGCCGAATTCGCCACCGAACGCTTCGGCGGAATCGACATCATCGTGCACAACGCCGGCATCACCCGCGACAAACTGCTGGCCAATATGGACGAGGGTCGCTGGAACGCGGTACTGAACGTGAACCTCGCCGCACCGCACCGGATCACCCAGGGCCTGGTGGCCGCGGGCACGCTGAAGGAGGGCGGCCGGGTCATCGATGTCTCGTCCATCGCCGGTATCGCCGGCAACCGCGGACAGACGAACTACGGCGCCTCCAAGGCCGGGGTCATCGGCATGGTGAACGCCGAGGCACCGGAACTGGCCGCCAAGGGCATCACCATCAACGCCGTGGCACCCGGTTTCATCGAAACCGCCATGACCGCGGCGATCCCGCTGGCCACCCGTGAGGGCGGCCGACTGATGGCCTCTCTGAACCAGGGCGGCCAGACCGTGGACGTCGCCGAGACCATCGCCTATTTCGCCGGTCCGGCCTCGAACGCGGTGAACGGCAATATCGTCCGGGTCTGCGGCCAGAGCATGATCGGCGCGTGA
- a CDS encoding PIN domain-containing protein, translated as MFAALLDTCVLWPSLQRDLLLSLAIEGLYRPLWSNAILEELETHEAIKLSQRCEVDPEESAARAKRLTRQMQAAFDDALVEGWEPHEGTFGLQDPDDEHVLAAALVGGAGAIVTDNVRHFPASAVPKHIQIIKPAQFAADTVAVSPETALRAIEAIVSRRRNPPLTVDKVLDSLIVVYGMHAAVDLLRSAR; from the coding sequence ATGTTCGCCGCCCTCTTGGATACGTGTGTCCTGTGGCCCAGCCTCCAGCGGGATCTTCTGCTGTCGTTGGCTATCGAGGGCCTATATCGCCCGTTGTGGTCCAACGCGATCCTCGAAGAGCTGGAGACCCACGAGGCCATCAAGCTCAGCCAGAGATGCGAGGTCGATCCGGAAGAATCCGCAGCACGAGCGAAGCGGCTCACCCGGCAGATGCAAGCGGCATTCGATGATGCCCTTGTGGAAGGCTGGGAGCCCCACGAGGGAACCTTCGGTCTCCAAGACCCCGACGACGAGCATGTGCTTGCCGCCGCGCTTGTCGGTGGCGCCGGGGCCATCGTGACAGACAACGTGCGTCATTTTCCGGCCTCTGCGGTGCCGAAACATATCCAGATCATCAAACCGGCCCAGTTCGCGGCCGATACCGTGGCTGTCTCGCCCGAGACAGCGCTCCGGGCAATCGAGGCGATTGTGAGCCGGCGCAGAAACCCGCCGCTGACTGTCGACAAGGTACTGGACTCACTGATCGTTGTGTACGGAATGCACGCAGCGGTAGATCTGCTCCGAAGCGCCAGATAG
- a CDS encoding ATP-binding protein produces the protein MDGFIGRRAELAVLDELLEPLRRGARSGRPGRAVLIRGRRRVGKSRLVEEFLARARVPHVFFTAVGGSRDEDLAGFVSEIADSELPGGERVSEFAAPKTWRAAFDLLATVLPTDRPSVVVLDEMPYLVREDRAFEGTLQKVFDRTLSKLPVLLVLIGSDIAMMEKLNTYGRPFYQRGTEMVVPPMNPHDVAAMLDLSPADAFDAYLVSGGLPLILEEWPRGAGLWDYLAYALRRPTSALLVSAERALAAEFPTEVQARTVLGAIGHGERTFSLIGRAAGDLPPTSLTRSLGMLADRRMVAVERPLSVRSSRETRYRVEDSHLRFWLFFLGPGMPAIERGRGDLVLETIRAGWTSWRGRAVEPVIREAMWRAADRYLPEGTGAIGGYWTRTNNPEIDIVAADRGPIAKRITCVGSVKWLEQKPFDQRDLAALVTHRAQLPGADADTPMLAVARAGGAIAGVQVLTPDELLAAWT, from the coding sequence GTGGACGGGTTCATTGGGCGACGCGCTGAACTCGCAGTGCTCGACGAACTGCTCGAGCCGTTGCGCAGGGGTGCTCGGTCGGGGCGGCCGGGTCGAGCGGTACTGATCCGGGGGCGCAGGCGAGTGGGGAAGTCGCGGCTCGTCGAGGAGTTCCTGGCGCGGGCGCGGGTGCCGCACGTGTTCTTTACTGCGGTGGGTGGGTCGCGTGACGAGGACTTGGCGGGATTTGTCTCGGAGATCGCGGACTCGGAGCTACCCGGCGGCGAAAGGGTGTCGGAGTTCGCGGCACCGAAGACCTGGCGGGCCGCGTTCGATCTACTTGCCACTGTGCTGCCCACGGATCGTCCGAGCGTCGTAGTGCTGGACGAAATGCCTTATTTGGTGCGGGAGGATCGGGCATTCGAGGGCACCCTGCAGAAGGTGTTCGACCGGACTCTGTCGAAGCTGCCGGTGCTGTTGGTGCTCATCGGATCCGATATCGCGATGATGGAGAAGCTCAACACTTATGGGCGGCCGTTCTACCAACGTGGCACCGAAATGGTTGTACCACCGATGAATCCGCACGATGTCGCGGCCATGCTCGACCTCTCACCGGCAGATGCGTTCGACGCATACCTCGTGAGCGGCGGTCTGCCCCTCATTCTCGAGGAATGGCCGCGAGGGGCGGGGCTTTGGGATTATCTCGCCTACGCACTCCGCCGTCCGACCTCGGCGCTGCTGGTCAGCGCCGAACGGGCGCTGGCCGCGGAATTCCCCACCGAGGTGCAGGCGCGTACGGTTCTCGGCGCCATCGGTCACGGTGAGCGGACATTCAGCCTTATCGGCCGGGCAGCCGGAGACCTGCCCCCGACCTCGCTCACTCGATCACTCGGGATGCTCGCCGACCGGCGCATGGTGGCGGTCGAGCGGCCCCTGTCGGTGCGGTCGAGTAGGGAAACCCGCTATCGCGTGGAAGATTCGCATCTGCGGTTCTGGCTGTTCTTTCTCGGTCCCGGTATGCCTGCGATAGAACGAGGGCGGGGGGATCTGGTGCTCGAGACTATCCGGGCGGGCTGGACATCCTGGCGGGGCCGGGCCGTGGAGCCGGTGATCCGGGAAGCGATGTGGCGGGCTGCGGACAGGTACCTGCCCGAGGGGACGGGGGCGATCGGCGGTTACTGGACGCGGACGAACAACCCTGAGATAGATATCGTCGCCGCCGATCGGGGACCGATCGCGAAGCGGATCACGTGTGTGGGATCGGTGAAATGGCTCGAGCAGAAGCCGTTCGATCAGCGAGATCTCGCGGCTCTCGTCACTCACCGTGCACAACTACCGGGTGCCGATGCCGATACCCCGATGCTGGCTGTCGCGCGCGCGGGCGGCGCGATAGCGGGCGTGCAAGTGCTGACACCGGACGAACTGCTCGCGGCGTGGACCTGA
- a CDS encoding TetR/AcrR family transcriptional regulator: MAGGTKRLPRAVREQQMLDAAVEVFSRKGFHETSMDAIAAEAEISKPMLYLYYGSKDELFRACIQREGLRFLESVAPAGNPLLSPHEQLRTALEGFLGFVDMHRNSWQVLYRQALGQQAFASEIENARERVIELTAKLLESSAKHADPGTNFDIVAVAVIGAGEAIADSVADGRIDVAEAVDLLDALAWRGLSGRKPGSADTAESMDLPE; encoded by the coding sequence ATGGCGGGCGGTACGAAAAGACTTCCGAGAGCGGTGCGCGAGCAGCAGATGCTCGATGCCGCGGTCGAGGTCTTCTCGCGCAAGGGCTTCCACGAAACCTCCATGGACGCCATCGCCGCCGAGGCCGAGATCTCCAAACCGATGCTGTATTTGTACTACGGCTCCAAGGACGAACTCTTCCGCGCCTGTATCCAGCGCGAGGGCCTGCGCTTCCTCGAATCCGTCGCACCCGCCGGCAACCCACTGCTCAGCCCGCACGAACAATTGCGCACCGCGCTCGAGGGATTCCTCGGTTTCGTCGATATGCACCGCAATTCGTGGCAGGTCCTGTACCGCCAAGCCCTCGGGCAGCAGGCATTCGCCTCGGAGATCGAGAACGCCCGCGAGCGGGTCATCGAGTTGACCGCCAAGCTGCTGGAGTCGAGCGCCAAACACGCAGATCCGGGCACCAACTTCGATATCGTCGCCGTCGCCGTGATCGGCGCGGGGGAGGCCATCGCCGATTCCGTGGCCGACGGCCGGATCGATGTGGCCGAGGCGGTGGATCTGCTGGACGCGCTGGCCTGGCGGGGGCTGTCGGGTCGCAAACCGGGGTCGGCCGATACCGCCGAATCGATGGATCTGCCCGAATAG